The following are from one region of the Candidatus Limnocylindrales bacterium genome:
- a CDS encoding prohibitin family protein — MAFDPNKPFPPPGLLGPATNPPILRYLPALGLAALLLAFVAYSATYQVPPGHRGVEVRLGRVSPDFRGEGFGFKTPFLTQIYAMSIRQQTRDLVAECYSSDLQQVNAMVKVLVRIPEQSVVRIFQEYSGEPFETLVAPRVQEALKEVTALSSAESIVKNREGIKQKALSSARSKVGDLLEIQDLVIQNLELTDELEAAIEAKMVQEQEAAKAKYTQQKAEIEAQTVIIRAKAEAESIRIRGSALTENPSLIGLQIVEKWDGTAPLVVGGGATEGAAAGAANILLPLGALQRTPQE; from the coding sequence ATGGCTTTCGATCCCAACAAACCCTTTCCGCCGCCCGGGCTGCTCGGGCCGGCTACCAATCCCCCGATTCTGCGTTACCTGCCGGCGCTCGGCCTCGCCGCGCTTCTCCTTGCCTTTGTCGCCTACTCGGCCACTTACCAGGTACCGCCGGGTCATCGCGGCGTGGAGGTACGGCTGGGACGTGTCTCGCCGGACTTTCGTGGCGAGGGCTTCGGATTCAAGACTCCCTTCCTCACGCAGATCTACGCGATGAGCATCCGCCAGCAGACGCGCGACCTGGTCGCCGAGTGCTATTCGTCGGACCTGCAGCAGGTCAACGCCATGGTCAAGGTGCTCGTGCGCATCCCGGAGCAGTCGGTCGTGCGCATCTTTCAGGAGTACTCGGGCGAGCCTTTCGAAACGCTCGTTGCGCCCCGGGTGCAGGAAGCGCTGAAGGAAGTCACGGCGCTCAGCAGTGCCGAATCGATCGTCAAGAACCGGGAGGGCATCAAGCAGAAGGCGCTCTCCTCCGCCCGCAGCAAGGTCGGCGATCTGCTGGAGATCCAGGACCTCGTCATCCAGAACCTCGAGCTCACCGACGAGCTCGAGGCCGCCATCGAAGCCAAGATGGTTCAGGAGCAGGAGGCGGCCAAGGCCAAGTACACGCAGCAGAAGGCGGAGATCGAGGCGCAGACGGTGATCATCCGCGCCAAGGCCGAAGCCGAATCCATCCGCATCCGCGGCAGCGCGCTGACGGAGAACCCTTCGCTGATCGGCCTGCAGATCGTCGAGAAATGGGACGGCACCGCGCCGCTGGTGGTCGGCGGCGGTGCAACCGAAGGCGCCGCGGCGGGCGCTGCCAACATCCTGCTCCCGCTCGGAGCGCTGCAGCGCACTCCGCAGGAGTGA
- a CDS encoding efflux RND transporter permease subunit, whose protein sequence is MNRVIAWFAANSVAANLLIAVIFVGGLLTLPTIKQEIFPEFETDMVTVSVLYPGASPAEIEETINIRIEEKIAGLEGVKKITSTAAENVGAVVVQAQTGTSPRELLDDVKSQVDAIDSFPVEAEEPIVSEVTIRYHVISVAIYGDTDEMTLKRLGEQVRDELSATPVISQVDLVGARPYEISIEVSEETLRRYGLTFDEVAEVVRRSSLDLPGGSIRAQAGEILLRTKGQAYVGAEFEKLVLRTRPDGTRLLLGDIATIRDAFAETDQGARFDGKPAVLLDIGRVGDQSALEISTVVREYTSNMQRRLPPGVSITTWNDEARILRSRIHTLANDGIQGLILVFVNLALFLQMRLALWVTFSIPVSLLGTLWLMPTLDISINLLSLFCFIMVLGIVVDDATVIAENVYKKKEDGLRGLDAVIAGTTELSKPVIFGVLTTCSAFLPMLWLPGATGKIMRTFPLAVIPALLFSLVDSQLTLPAHLRHVVAHDEKKNVGPIAMRWRAIQDKCNAGLQWFVGTIYSPFLERALEWRYWTASFAASVVILGIAAVMGGWIGLAWFPEAEADNVVALLTMPQGTPREVTAGVLARLEASAEQLRKELDAETETPGGAFRHVLSTVGEQPYRAAQRRNAGLSEGASTGSHLGEVNLQLAASEERDFDSAMVARRWRELTGPVADATELLYTASLFNPGPPIAIQLASTHMHDLQEAASRLKNAIGQYPGVYGVADSFRPGKEEIKLVIKPEGEALGLTLSDLARQVRQGFYGEEAQRVARGREDIKVMVRYPEEQRRTLATLEDMRVRTPSGAEVPFATVADVQFGRGYALIERADRSRVVQVTAEVDPRAGNANKIVADVQKTILPSLVSDYPGLTWDFEGEQREQREAMSSMMAGLGVSLVMIFALMAIPLRSYIHPMMVMSAIPFGVIGAIFAHGMLGLDLTFLSIFGIVALVGVVVNDSLVLVDYINERRAEGRPAVEVVREAGPARFRAIFLTSSTTFIGLVPILTERSLQAQFLVPMAVSLGFGVVFATFVSLVLVPCLYLIVEDLRLLPAMVRQRSLRPTVTLPVLGARPPRRPRPEAEQS, encoded by the coding sequence ATGAACCGCGTCATCGCCTGGTTTGCGGCCAACAGCGTCGCCGCCAACCTGCTGATCGCCGTCATCTTCGTCGGCGGACTGCTGACGCTGCCCACGATCAAGCAGGAGATCTTCCCCGAGTTCGAGACCGACATGGTCACGGTGTCGGTGCTGTACCCGGGCGCTTCGCCGGCCGAGATCGAGGAGACCATCAACATCCGCATCGAGGAGAAGATCGCCGGGCTGGAGGGCGTCAAGAAGATCACCTCGACGGCCGCCGAGAACGTCGGCGCGGTCGTGGTGCAGGCGCAGACCGGAACGAGCCCTCGCGAGCTGCTCGACGACGTCAAGAGCCAGGTCGATGCCATCGACAGCTTCCCGGTCGAGGCCGAGGAGCCCATCGTCTCGGAGGTCACCATCCGCTACCACGTCATCTCGGTCGCCATCTACGGCGACACCGACGAGATGACGCTCAAGCGACTCGGCGAGCAGGTGCGCGACGAGCTGTCGGCGACGCCCGTCATCTCGCAGGTCGATCTGGTGGGTGCGCGCCCCTACGAGATCAGCATCGAAGTGTCCGAGGAGACGCTGCGGCGCTACGGCCTGACCTTCGATGAGGTCGCCGAAGTCGTTCGCCGCTCCTCGCTCGATCTTCCCGGCGGCTCCATCCGCGCGCAGGCGGGCGAGATCCTGCTGCGTACCAAGGGGCAGGCCTACGTCGGCGCCGAGTTCGAGAAGCTCGTGCTGCGCACGCGCCCCGACGGCACGCGGCTGCTGCTCGGCGACATCGCCACCATCCGCGACGCCTTTGCCGAGACCGACCAGGGCGCGCGTTTCGACGGCAAGCCGGCCGTGCTGCTCGACATCGGCAGAGTCGGCGATCAGAGCGCGCTCGAGATTTCGACGGTCGTGCGCGAGTACACCAGCAACATGCAGCGGCGCCTGCCGCCGGGCGTCTCCATCACGACCTGGAACGACGAGGCGCGCATCCTTCGCAGCCGCATCCACACGCTGGCCAACGACGGAATCCAGGGGCTGATCCTGGTGTTCGTCAATCTTGCGCTGTTCCTGCAGATGCGCCTTGCGCTGTGGGTGACGTTCAGCATTCCCGTCTCGCTGCTGGGAACGCTGTGGCTGATGCCGACGCTGGACATCTCGATCAACCTGCTGTCGCTGTTCTGCTTCATCATGGTGCTCGGCATCGTCGTCGACGATGCAACGGTGATCGCCGAGAACGTCTACAAGAAGAAGGAGGACGGCCTGCGCGGCCTCGACGCCGTCATCGCCGGCACCACCGAGCTGTCCAAGCCGGTGATCTTCGGCGTGCTGACGACGTGCTCGGCCTTCCTGCCGATGCTGTGGCTGCCCGGAGCCACCGGCAAGATCATGCGCACGTTTCCGCTGGCGGTGATCCCGGCGCTGCTGTTCTCGCTGGTCGACTCGCAGCTGACGCTGCCGGCCCACCTGCGGCACGTGGTCGCGCACGACGAGAAAAAGAACGTCGGGCCCATCGCGATGCGATGGCGCGCCATTCAGGACAAGTGCAACGCCGGCCTTCAGTGGTTCGTCGGCACGATCTACTCGCCGTTCCTCGAACGGGCACTGGAGTGGAGATACTGGACCGCATCGTTCGCGGCTTCGGTCGTCATTCTCGGCATAGCCGCGGTGATGGGCGGCTGGATCGGACTGGCCTGGTTCCCCGAGGCCGAAGCCGACAACGTCGTGGCGCTGCTGACGATGCCGCAGGGAACGCCGCGGGAAGTGACGGCGGGCGTGCTCGCGCGCCTGGAGGCGTCGGCCGAGCAGCTTCGCAAGGAGCTCGACGCGGAGACCGAGACGCCCGGCGGCGCGTTCCGGCACGTGCTGTCGACGGTGGGCGAGCAGCCGTACCGAGCCGCGCAGCGTCGCAACGCGGGCCTGTCCGAGGGCGCGAGCACGGGCTCCCACCTCGGCGAAGTGAACCTGCAATTGGCGGCGTCCGAGGAGCGCGACTTCGACAGCGCGATGGTCGCGCGGCGCTGGCGCGAGCTGACCGGTCCGGTGGCCGACGCGACCGAGCTGCTCTACACGGCAAGCCTGTTCAATCCGGGGCCGCCGATCGCCATTCAGCTCGCCAGCACGCACATGCACGACCTGCAGGAAGCGGCCTCGCGTCTGAAAAACGCCATCGGCCAGTATCCGGGCGTCTACGGCGTGGCCGACTCGTTCCGACCCGGCAAGGAAGAGATCAAGCTCGTCATCAAGCCCGAAGGCGAAGCGCTCGGACTGACGCTGTCGGACCTGGCGCGGCAGGTGCGCCAGGGCTTCTACGGCGAGGAGGCGCAGCGCGTCGCGCGCGGCCGCGAAGACATCAAGGTCATGGTGCGCTATCCCGAGGAGCAGCGCCGCACGCTGGCCACGCTCGAGGACATGCGCGTGCGCACTCCGTCGGGCGCCGAGGTTCCCTTCGCCACCGTCGCCGACGTGCAGTTCGGCCGTGGCTACGCGCTGATCGAACGTGCCGACCGCAGCAGGGTCGTGCAGGTGACGGCTGAGGTGGACCCGCGCGCCGGCAACGCGAACAAGATCGTGGCCGACGTGCAGAAGACGATCCTGCCGAGCCTGGTCTCGGACTACCCGGGCCTGACCTGGGACTTCGAGGGCGAGCAGCGAGAGCAGCGCGAGGCGATGTCGAGCATGATGGCCGGCCTCGGGGTCAGCCTGGTCATGATCTTCGCGCTCATGGCCATCCCGCTGCGCTCCTACATCCATCCGATGATGGTCATGAGCGCCATTCCGTTCGGCGTCATCGGCGCGATCTTCGCGCACGGCATGCTCGGGCTGGACCTTACGTTCCTGTCGATCTTCGGCATCGTCGCCCTGGTGGGCGTGGTGGTGAACGACAGCCTGGTTCTGGTCGACTACATCAACGAGCGGCGAGCGGAAGGACGGCCCGCGGTCGAGGTCGTGCGCGAGGCCGGCCCTGCGCGCTTCCGCGCAATCTTCCTGACTTCCTCGACGACGTTCATCGGCCTGGTGCCGATCCTGACCGAGCGCAGCCTGCAGGCGCAGTTCCTGGTGCCGATGGCCGTGTCGCTGGGTTTCGGCGTCGTCTTCGCGACGTTCGTCTCGCTGGTGCTGGTGCCGTGCCTGTATCTGATCGTCGAGGATCTGCGGCTGCTGCCGGCGATGGTGCGGCAGCGATCGCTGCGGCCGACGGTGACGCTGCCCGTGCTCGGTGCGCGCCCGCCGCGCCGGCCGCGGCCGGAAGCCGAGCAGTCCTAG
- a CDS encoding efflux RND transporter periplasmic adaptor subunit has translation MNKKVLFPLLTLMGTIVIAVLMVVARPQAEPEIHTPPAPLVRVVRVEAAEERLIVRAQGRVAPRTEIDLVAEVSGKILDVAPSLASGGFFSAGDVLVRIEAHDYELAVERAKADVAQAEVKVAMEEAEAEVAVREWKSLRGGNAPPLVARRPQMAEARARLAAARAVLEQAKTDLARTVVRAPFDGRVRSEQVDRGQYVARGTPLARLYSTDAAEIRVPLPDEDLAFLDVDLGFRGDGAPPAGPEAIVRARFAGREHRWSGRIVRTEGQVDPATHVIHAIVEVRDPYARVDADRPPLAAGMFVDVDVLGKKVAGVIAVPRAAMRGPDRVLVVDENDRLHFRDVRVLRRESDRVLVAEGLRGGERVCVSPLEVAVEAMQVRVEEGKADATSKPLAIGVTDDGQGHGT, from the coding sequence ATGAACAAGAAGGTTCTGTTTCCGCTGCTGACGCTGATGGGCACGATCGTGATCGCGGTGCTGATGGTCGTTGCGCGCCCGCAGGCCGAGCCCGAGATCCATACGCCGCCCGCGCCGCTGGTGCGCGTCGTGCGCGTCGAGGCCGCTGAGGAGCGTCTGATCGTTCGCGCGCAGGGGCGCGTGGCGCCGCGCACCGAGATCGATCTCGTTGCGGAAGTGTCGGGCAAGATCCTGGACGTCGCGCCGTCGCTGGCCAGCGGCGGCTTCTTTTCTGCCGGCGACGTCCTGGTTCGCATCGAAGCACACGACTACGAGCTGGCGGTGGAGCGCGCCAAGGCCGACGTCGCGCAGGCCGAGGTCAAGGTGGCGATGGAGGAAGCAGAGGCGGAGGTGGCGGTTCGAGAGTGGAAGTCGCTGCGGGGCGGGAATGCCCCGCCACTGGTGGCGCGGCGGCCGCAGATGGCCGAAGCGCGCGCACGTCTGGCGGCTGCGCGCGCCGTGCTCGAGCAGGCCAAGACCGATCTTGCGCGCACCGTCGTGCGAGCGCCGTTCGATGGCCGCGTGCGAAGCGAGCAGGTCGACAGGGGGCAGTACGTGGCGCGCGGCACGCCGCTGGCGCGCCTGTATTCGACCGATGCCGCCGAGATCCGCGTGCCGCTGCCGGATGAGGACCTGGCCTTTCTCGACGTCGATCTGGGGTTCCGCGGCGATGGCGCGCCGCCGGCAGGGCCCGAGGCCATCGTGCGCGCGCGCTTCGCAGGCCGCGAGCATCGCTGGAGCGGACGCATCGTGCGCACCGAGGGCCAGGTCGATCCGGCCACGCACGTCATCCACGCCATCGTCGAGGTGCGCGATCCGTACGCACGCGTGGATGCCGATCGTCCGCCGCTGGCTGCCGGAATGTTCGTCGACGTCGACGTGCTGGGAAAGAAGGTCGCGGGCGTGATCGCGGTTCCGCGGGCGGCCATGCGAGGCCCCGACCGCGTCCTCGTCGTCGACGAGAACGACCGCCTGCACTTCCGCGACGTGCGCGTGCTGCGCCGCGAGAGCGATCGCGTCCTGGTTGCCGAAGGGCTTCGCGGCGGCGAGCGGGTGTGCGTTTCGCCGCTGGAGGTTGCCGTGGAGGCGATGCAGGTGCGCGTGGAGGAGGGCAAGGCCGATGCAACGAGCAAGCCGCTGGCCATCGGCGTCACCGACGACGGTCAGGGGCACGGCACATGA